The sequence GCTGTGGCGCACGAGCTTCGGCCTGCGGCTGCGCTCCTGCGGCGAGAACCCGGTCGCGGCCGAGTCCCTCGGCGTGGACGTCTACCGCTACAAGTACCTCGCGGTGATCATCTCCGGCGGTTTCGCGGGGCTCGGCGGCGCCTTCCTCGCGCTCGTCTCCTCGAACATCTACCTGGAGGGCCAGACCGGCGGGCGCGGCTACATCGGCCTCGCCGCGATGATCTTCGGCAACTGGATGCCGGGCGGACTCGCCCTCGGCGCCGGGCTCTTCGGCTACACCGACTCGCTCCGCCTGCGCGGCGGCGGCGAGAACGTGCACGCGGTGCTCCTCCTCCTCGTCATCCTGCTCGTCTTCGCCGTGGCGTGGCTCGTGTGGCGCAAGAAGTGGCTCGCGGCGGCCGTCACGACGGTCGTCGGGGCGCTGCTGCTCGTGTGGTACCTGTTGAGCGACGAGGTCCCCTCGCAGTTCGTCTCCATGACGCCGTACGTCGTGACGCTCCTGGTGCTCGCGCTCTCGGCGCAGCGGCTGCGGATGCCGAAGGCGGACGGGATGCCGTACCGGAAGGGCCAGGGCGGATGACGGTGACGCGGGCGGACGCGGACTTCGACTGGGACGGGCTGCGCGAGGCCGCCCGTACGGCGATGCTCCAGGCGTACGCGCCGTACTCCGGCTACCGCGTCGGAGCCGCCGCGCGCGTCGCCGACGGCCGCACCGTGACCGGCTGCAACGTCGAGAACGCGAGCTACGGGCTGAGCCTGTGCGCCGAGTGCGGGCTCGTCTCGCAGCTCCTGCTCTCGGGCGGCGGCAGGCTCACCCACTTCACGTGCGTGGACGGCGAGGGCCAGGTCCTCATGCCGTGCGGGCGCTGCCGCCAGCTCCTCCACGAGCACGGGGGCGACGCGCTGCTCCTGGAGACGGCGGCCGGTGTCCGCACCCTCGCGCAGCAACTGCCCGACGCCTTCGGGCCGCACAAGCTCTGACCCGTAGTGGGCACACGTCATGACGGGCCCGGCGCACGCGCCGGGCCCGTACCGTTCTTCATGTTGGGAGCCGTCAGTGGACGTCATCTCCGTCATCCGTACGAAGCGCGACCGGGGGGAGCTGAGCGAGGCGCAGATCGACTGGGTCGTGGACGCGTACACGCGGGGCGCCGTCGCGGACGAGCAGATGTCCGCGCTCGCGATGGCGATCCTGCTCAACGGCATGACGCGCCGCGAGATCGCGCGCTGGACCGCCGCGATGATCGCCTCGGGCGAGCGCATGGACTTCTCCTCGCTCAGCCGCCCGACCGCCGACAAGCACTCCACCGGCGGCGTGGGCGACAAGATCACGCTCCCGCTCGCGCCGCTCGTCGCGGCGTGCGGGGCGGCGGTGCCGCAGCTCAGCGGGCGCGGGCTCGGGCACACGGGCGGCACGCTCGACAAGCTGGAGGCCGTCCCCGGCTGGCGCGCGAGCCTCTCGAACGCCGAGCTGATGGACGTACTGGACTCGACGGGCGCCGTCATCTGCGCGGCGGGCGACGGCCTCGCCCCCGCCGACAAGAAGCTGTACGCGCTGCGCGACGTGACCGGGACGGTCGAGGCGATCCCGCTCATCGCCTCCTCGATCATGTCGAAGAAGATCGCGGAGGGCACGGGCTCGCTCGTCCTGGACGTGAAGTGCGGGTCCGGTGCCTTCATGAAGAACGCGGCCGACGCACGCGAACTCGCCGAGACGATGGTCGGCCTGGGCACGGACCACGGGGTACGGACGGTGGCGCTGCTCACCGACATGTCCACGCCGCTCGGCCTGACGGCGGGCAACGCCCTGGAGGTACGGGAGTCGCTGGAGGTCCTGGCGGGCGGGGGCCCGGCGGACGTCGTCGAGCTGACGCTCGCGCTGGCGCGGGAGATGCTGGACGGGGCGGGCCTGACGGACGCGGACCCGGCGAAGGCGCTCGCGGACGGCTCGGCGATGGACGTGTGGCGGCGGATGATCGCGGCGCAGGGCGGCGACCCGGACGCCGATCTGCCGGTGGCCCGCGAGACCCACGTGGTCACGGCCCCGCGCGAC comes from Streptomyces sp. Tu6071 and encodes:
- a CDS encoding cytidine deaminase, whose protein sequence is MTVTRADADFDWDGLREAARTAMLQAYAPYSGYRVGAAARVADGRTVTGCNVENASYGLSLCAECGLVSQLLLSGGGRLTHFTCVDGEGQVLMPCGRCRQLLHEHGGDALLLETAAGVRTLAQQLPDAFGPHKL
- a CDS encoding thymidine phosphorylase — encoded protein: MDVISVIRTKRDRGELSEAQIDWVVDAYTRGAVADEQMSALAMAILLNGMTRREIARWTAAMIASGERMDFSSLSRPTADKHSTGGVGDKITLPLAPLVAACGAAVPQLSGRGLGHTGGTLDKLEAVPGWRASLSNAELMDVLDSTGAVICAAGDGLAPADKKLYALRDVTGTVEAIPLIASSIMSKKIAEGTGSLVLDVKCGSGAFMKNAADARELAETMVGLGTDHGVRTVALLTDMSTPLGLTAGNALEVRESLEVLAGGGPADVVELTLALAREMLDGAGLTDADPAKALADGSAMDVWRRMIAAQGGDPDADLPVARETHVVTAPRDGVLTRLDAYDIGVAAWRLGAGRARKEDPVQAGAGVELHAKPGEPVRAGQPLLTLHTDTPDRFAYALESVEGSYDIEETGGLMARPIVLDRVAAG